One window of Streptomyces sp. SUK 48 genomic DNA carries:
- a CDS encoding AMP-binding protein: MHLSAHVDTFARDHLPPPEDWPELRFDLPELRYPARLNCAVELLDHADGARPAFRTPDGPGWTYAELRARVDRIAHLLTGELGVVPGNRVLLRGPTTPWLAACWLAVLKAGAVAVTVLAQQRPHELATICEIARVSHALCDARAVDDLAKAEIPGLRITTYGGDSPDDLLRRTAPATPYPAVDTASDDVALIAFTSGTTGRPKGCMHFHRDVLAIADTFSRHVLRPRADDVFAGSPPLGFTFGLGGLVIFPLRAGASALLLEQSGPRRLLPAIAEHRVSVLFTAPTAYRAMLDDLDGHDVSSLRRCVSAGENLPAATWRAWHERTGVRIINGIGATELLHIFVSAADDGIRPGATGVPVPGWQARVQRPDGTPLPDGEPGLLAVRGPVGCRYLADPRQRQYVRGGWNITGDTYIREADGYFRYVARADDMIISAGYNIAGPEVEDALLRHPDVMETAVVGRPDAVRGQVAVAYTVLREGATRDPEALRAFLTAELAPYKCPREFVFLSALPRTATGKLQRFRLRIPGDQQ; this comes from the coding sequence ATGCATCTCTCGGCGCATGTGGACACCTTCGCGCGCGACCACCTGCCGCCGCCGGAGGACTGGCCCGAGCTGCGCTTCGACCTGCCGGAGCTGCGCTACCCCGCCCGGCTGAACTGCGCGGTGGAGCTCCTCGACCACGCCGACGGCGCCCGCCCGGCCTTCCGCACCCCGGACGGGCCCGGGTGGACGTACGCCGAACTGCGCGCCCGGGTCGACCGGATCGCGCACCTGCTCACCGGCGAGCTGGGCGTCGTCCCCGGCAACCGGGTGCTGCTGCGCGGCCCCACCACCCCCTGGCTCGCGGCCTGCTGGCTCGCGGTGCTGAAGGCGGGCGCGGTCGCGGTCACCGTGCTGGCCCAGCAGCGCCCGCACGAACTGGCGACCATCTGCGAGATCGCCCGGGTGAGCCACGCGCTGTGCGACGCCCGTGCGGTGGACGACCTGGCGAAGGCCGAGATCCCCGGGCTGCGCATCACGACGTACGGCGGCGACAGCCCCGACGACCTGCTGCGCCGCACCGCGCCCGCGACCCCCTACCCGGCGGTCGACACCGCCAGCGACGACGTGGCCCTGATCGCCTTCACCTCGGGCACCACGGGACGCCCGAAGGGGTGCATGCACTTCCACCGGGACGTGCTGGCCATCGCCGACACCTTCTCCCGGCACGTCCTGCGCCCCCGCGCCGACGACGTCTTCGCGGGCAGCCCCCCGCTCGGCTTCACCTTCGGCCTCGGCGGCCTGGTGATCTTCCCGCTGCGGGCCGGCGCGAGCGCCCTCCTGCTGGAACAGTCCGGCCCGCGCCGGCTGCTCCCCGCGATAGCCGAGCACCGCGTCTCCGTCCTGTTCACCGCCCCGACCGCCTATCGCGCGATGCTGGACGACCTGGACGGCCACGACGTCTCCTCGCTACGGCGCTGCGTGTCGGCCGGGGAGAACCTGCCCGCGGCGACCTGGCGGGCGTGGCACGAGCGCACCGGAGTGCGGATCATCAACGGGATCGGCGCGACCGAGCTGCTGCACATCTTCGTCTCCGCCGCCGACGACGGCATAAGACCGGGCGCCACGGGCGTGCCGGTGCCGGGCTGGCAGGCGCGGGTGCAGCGGCCGGACGGCACCCCGCTGCCGGACGGCGAGCCCGGACTGCTGGCCGTGCGCGGCCCGGTCGGCTGCCGCTATCTGGCGGACCCCCGCCAGCGCCAGTACGTGCGCGGCGGCTGGAACATCACCGGCGACACGTACATCCGCGAGGCCGACGGCTACTTCCGCTATGTGGCCCGCGCCGACGACATGATCATCTCGGCCGGGTACAACATCGCGGGGCCCGAGGTGGAGGACGCCCTGCTGCGCCATCCGGACGTGATGGAGACGGCGGTGGTCGGCCGCCCGGACGCGGTCCGCGGTCAGGTGGCGGTCGCCTACACGGTGCTGCGCGAGGGCGCGACCCGCGACCCGGAGGCGCTGCGCGCGTTCCTGACCGCCGAACTGGCGCCGTACAAGTGTCCGCGCGAGTTCGTCTTCCTGTCCGCCCTCCCCCGCACCGCCACCGGCAAGTTGCAGAGGTTCCGCCTGCGCATCCCAGGTGACCAGCAGTGA
- a CDS encoding PaaX family transcriptional regulator C-terminal domain-containing protein, translated as MIIVSEQHAPRSLIVTLYGAYGRSLPGPVPVAELIRLLAAVGVDAPSVRSSVSRLKRRGLLLPARTEAGAAGYELSSEALQLMEDGDRRIYAAAPPEDAGWVLAVFSVPETERQKRHVLRSRLSALGFGTAAPGVWIAPSRLYDETEHTLRRLHLDPYVDFFRGDHLGFAPTPEAVARWWDLASIAKEHIRFLDTHAPLLHAWEHRADTPPQDAYRDYLLTLDSWRHLPYTDPGLPTDLLPADWPGVRSSEVFRALHERLRNAGAEFARQQP; from the coding sequence ATGATCATCGTGTCCGAGCAGCACGCCCCCAGATCCCTCATCGTCACGCTCTACGGCGCGTACGGCCGCTCCCTGCCCGGCCCGGTGCCCGTCGCCGAGCTGATCCGGCTGCTGGCCGCGGTCGGCGTGGACGCGCCATCCGTCCGCTCCTCGGTGTCCCGCCTCAAGCGCCGCGGCCTGCTGCTGCCCGCCCGCACGGAGGCCGGTGCCGCCGGATACGAACTCTCCTCCGAGGCACTTCAGTTGATGGAGGACGGCGACCGCCGCATCTACGCCGCCGCGCCGCCCGAGGACGCGGGCTGGGTGCTGGCGGTCTTCTCGGTGCCGGAGACGGAGCGCCAGAAGCGCCATGTGCTGCGCTCCCGCCTGTCCGCGCTGGGCTTCGGTACGGCCGCCCCCGGCGTCTGGATCGCCCCGTCCCGTCTCTACGACGAGACCGAACACACCCTGCGCCGCCTCCACTTGGACCCGTACGTCGATTTCTTCCGCGGCGACCACCTGGGCTTCGCCCCCACCCCGGAGGCGGTCGCCCGCTGGTGGGACCTCGCCTCGATCGCCAAGGAGCACATCCGCTTCCTGGACACCCACGCCCCGCTGCTGCACGCCTGGGAACACCGCGCGGACACCCCGCCGCAGGACGCCTACCGCGACTACCTGCTCACCCTCGACTCCTGGCGCCACCTGCCGTACACCGACCCCGGCCTGCCCACCGACCTGCTCCCGGCCGACTGGCCGGGCGTGCGCTCCTCGGAGGTCTTCCGGGCGCTGCACGAGCGACTCCGGAACGCGGGCGCGGAGTTCGCGCGACAGCAGCCCTGA
- a CDS encoding trypsin-like peptidase domain-containing protein, which translates to MAALHATEQDMRPLGSGVLIDERRVLTCAHVVQTVWERSGVLWAAFPKAEEAVDHRVQVADVVLPPGGVHEVRDAAVLHLAEELPKDLAARLRRAAPGDLVGTEWWSFGFPEGVLGNSASGDVGETLGHGWMRLDAHRSRYPVKGGYSGSAVWSAAYEAVVGLIGQAHSGTGDALAITVRQIDRLLPAEKLRELTEWSLEAADEPALSAWGWSLNTDLEAGRHWRPRARGVNTDAERGFRFQGRTAVLGEISRWISAAPPQRKVLVVTGTPGSGKSAVLGRVITTADPDIASSLPPYDTALRAPLGAVACAVHAKGKTALEVAQEIARAASTALPSQVIDLPPFLREVLQERPARSFALVIDALDEAASPADARAIINHILVPLAETCTGAGARLVVGTRRRDDAGDLLASFGHSARVLDLNGPELSEHSDLVAYALATLQLRGDERGRNPYADGALAFPVAERIAELADGNFLVAGLVARAHGMHDPEAVDLDEVSFPVTVETSLREYLRYLPDLAGLSAEKLLIPLAHAESPGLPPRLWRTALTALFRTAPAEDELLAFARSSAANFLLESTTDDSPDISFRLFHQALNDALRASRADLALLASDELAIARAFIEEGVERGWVNAPRYLLRSLATHAKRGGMIDRLLQEDEYLLHADLRRLIPQARSAVTGSGRQRAELLRRTPRALDATASERAALFSVTEVQEDLGTTYRHSDKAAPYQALWSTAPPLLEVAVFEGHNKQVNALCSMRTAERSLVASADEQSIRLWDAVTGEAVRSLGGYSSWVGALCGVVVDDSTLLAGAGSDGTVRLWDPETGVVVREMKGHDAPIDHLCVVDMASHPCLVSAGRDGRLTIWDPRTGEARRTFRTRGSRINSVCAFDENERPLLAISVAQRSKKYDQIRVWDPATGKTVRVFSACSSSLFSRKLTAVPCLDGPLLATNHGEDILLLDPCSGKPIRLLDGMEESDIFTLATVHSAHGPLVVAGYGQEEAGTIVIWDPVTGVRTHSLEGHDGWVGDVCGVRSEGEWLLASAGEDRTVRLWDLDRQPVAQRYDEAGGWVDSLCTLRLGDREALADNGLPGAVRIHDIATGELVKVVGAPYARVLDLCMVQVDDRSCLAIASGSLKEGALQVWDPVSEAVKEIKIEGWPRKISPINVSGRTCLALAFSEENANRVLILDPSSGERINCFDGGDLGRVDDLCGLRTGGGAGLGVLQSNVMDDFGTVTVWDVGQSKVIFSLRIPDAEMGCLCALDTGGKDLLVVKRQVSTDEEDSWGVGSVWVLDPETGHRVNARELHNGWVNSVSRVEFGSRELLASAGQTGRCVGLWADENLRPVLNIPVRREAFSVIEADGRLAVGLSQGVMVLRLHVEQY; encoded by the coding sequence GTGGCGGCGCTCCACGCCACTGAGCAGGACATGCGCCCGCTGGGCTCCGGCGTTCTGATCGATGAGCGGCGCGTGCTGACCTGCGCTCATGTGGTGCAGACGGTCTGGGAGCGAAGCGGAGTTCTGTGGGCTGCCTTTCCCAAGGCCGAGGAGGCCGTCGATCACCGTGTCCAGGTTGCTGATGTGGTGCTGCCTCCGGGTGGTGTCCACGAGGTCCGGGACGCGGCGGTGCTGCACCTTGCCGAGGAATTGCCCAAGGACCTCGCAGCACGGCTGAGGCGAGCGGCTCCCGGCGATCTGGTCGGCACGGAGTGGTGGTCGTTCGGCTTTCCCGAGGGAGTACTCGGCAATTCCGCGAGCGGGGACGTGGGAGAGACGCTCGGGCACGGCTGGATGCGACTCGATGCCCATCGGTCTCGGTATCCGGTCAAAGGCGGTTACAGTGGTTCCGCTGTGTGGTCGGCGGCGTACGAAGCCGTTGTCGGTCTGATAGGGCAGGCGCACAGCGGCACGGGGGATGCGCTGGCCATTACCGTGCGCCAGATCGACCGGCTTCTGCCGGCTGAGAAGCTGCGTGAGCTCACTGAGTGGTCGCTTGAAGCCGCCGACGAGCCGGCCCTGTCCGCATGGGGCTGGTCCCTGAACACCGATCTGGAAGCCGGGAGGCACTGGCGACCGCGCGCTCGTGGGGTGAACACCGACGCGGAACGCGGCTTTCGGTTCCAAGGCCGTACCGCTGTACTGGGTGAGATCAGTCGGTGGATCAGCGCCGCTCCACCTCAGCGCAAGGTGCTGGTAGTCACTGGCACACCAGGCTCCGGCAAGTCTGCGGTGCTGGGCCGGGTCATCACAACCGCGGACCCCGATATCGCCTCGTCGCTGCCGCCATATGACACGGCTCTACGCGCGCCGTTGGGAGCCGTAGCCTGCGCTGTGCACGCCAAGGGCAAGACCGCTTTGGAGGTGGCTCAGGAAATCGCCCGCGCCGCTTCCACTGCTTTGCCGAGCCAGGTCATCGATCTGCCACCGTTCTTGCGGGAAGTCTTGCAGGAACGCCCCGCCCGTTCCTTCGCACTCGTCATCGACGCACTCGACGAAGCGGCCTCACCGGCCGATGCACGTGCCATCATCAACCACATACTGGTACCCCTCGCGGAGACGTGCACAGGCGCAGGAGCACGCCTGGTAGTGGGAACCCGACGTCGTGACGACGCGGGCGACCTGCTGGCCAGCTTCGGACACTCGGCGCGGGTCCTCGATCTCAACGGACCTGAACTTTCAGAGCACTCGGATCTGGTCGCATATGCGTTGGCCACGCTTCAGCTCCGGGGCGACGAGCGTGGTAGGAACCCTTACGCGGACGGTGCATTGGCCTTCCCGGTCGCGGAACGTATTGCCGAACTGGCCGACGGCAACTTCCTGGTGGCCGGGCTGGTAGCCCGGGCACACGGAATGCATGATCCAGAGGCCGTTGACCTGGACGAGGTGTCCTTCCCGGTGACGGTGGAGACCTCGCTGCGCGAATACCTGCGCTATCTGCCCGACCTCGCGGGGCTGTCTGCCGAGAAACTACTCATCCCGCTCGCACACGCCGAAAGCCCTGGCCTTCCGCCCCGTCTGTGGCGGACAGCTCTCACCGCACTGTTCCGGACAGCTCCTGCCGAGGACGAGTTGCTCGCCTTCGCACGGTCCTCTGCGGCGAACTTTCTCCTCGAGTCCACCACTGACGACTCGCCCGACATCAGTTTCCGACTCTTCCATCAAGCATTGAACGACGCACTGCGTGCCTCACGGGCCGACCTGGCGCTGCTCGCCTCGGACGAGCTGGCCATCGCACGCGCATTCATCGAGGAGGGAGTTGAGCGCGGTTGGGTAAACGCACCCCGCTATCTCTTGCGGTCCCTGGCCACGCACGCGAAACGCGGTGGCATGATCGACCGGCTGCTACAAGAGGACGAATACCTGCTCCACGCCGACCTGCGTCGCCTCATCCCGCAAGCGCGTTCCGCGGTCACGGGCAGCGGCCGTCAGCGCGCAGAGCTACTACGACGGACACCGCGCGCCCTCGACGCCACGGCATCCGAACGGGCGGCCTTGTTCAGTGTGACCGAGGTACAGGAAGACCTTGGAACAACGTACAGGCACAGCGACAAGGCGGCTCCCTACCAGGCCCTCTGGTCGACCGCACCACCGTTGTTGGAGGTGGCCGTCTTCGAGGGACACAACAAGCAGGTGAACGCGCTCTGTTCGATGCGTACTGCTGAGCGCAGCCTCGTCGCGAGCGCTGACGAGCAATCCATTCGGCTCTGGGACGCGGTGACGGGCGAAGCCGTCCGCAGCCTTGGTGGGTATTCAAGCTGGGTTGGGGCTTTGTGCGGGGTGGTAGTGGATGACAGCACGCTGCTGGCCGGCGCTGGAAGCGATGGCACCGTGCGACTCTGGGACCCGGAGACCGGCGTCGTCGTCCGTGAGATGAAGGGTCATGACGCGCCGATCGACCATCTGTGCGTCGTCGACATGGCGTCCCACCCCTGTTTGGTGAGTGCCGGACGTGACGGCCGATTGACGATCTGGGATCCTCGAACAGGAGAGGCTCGGCGTACTTTCCGCACCCGGGGCAGTCGTATCAACAGCGTATGTGCTTTTGACGAGAACGAGCGTCCACTGCTGGCGATCAGCGTTGCGCAACGCTCGAAGAAGTACGACCAGATACGTGTGTGGGATCCAGCGACCGGGAAAACGGTCCGGGTGTTCTCGGCGTGCAGTAGCAGCCTGTTCAGCCGAAAGCTCACCGCGGTGCCCTGCCTGGACGGACCTCTTCTGGCCACTAATCATGGAGAAGACATCCTGCTCCTCGACCCTTGTAGCGGAAAGCCCATCCGGCTGCTCGACGGCATGGAAGAAAGCGACATTTTCACTCTCGCCACTGTGCACAGCGCCCACGGTCCTCTTGTGGTAGCCGGATACGGTCAGGAGGAGGCCGGGACCATCGTGATCTGGGATCCGGTCACAGGTGTGCGGACTCACTCTCTGGAAGGCCATGACGGCTGGGTGGGAGATGTGTGCGGGGTGCGATCGGAAGGTGAATGGCTTCTGGCCAGTGCTGGCGAGGACCGCACCGTGCGCCTCTGGGACCTCGACCGACAACCGGTTGCTCAACGTTACGACGAAGCGGGCGGTTGGGTCGATTCATTGTGCACACTCAGGCTCGGCGATCGCGAGGCTCTCGCCGACAATGGGTTACCCGGTGCTGTCCGGATACACGACATCGCGACGGGTGAACTCGTTAAGGTGGTAGGCGCCCCTTATGCTCGCGTTCTGGATCTATGTATGGTACAGGTGGACGACCGTTCCTGTCTGGCCATCGCCAGCGGCAGTCTGAAAGAGGGGGCGCTCCAGGTCTGGGATCCCGTATCGGAGGCAGTCAAGGAAATTAAGATCGAGGGCTGGCCTCGGAAAATTTCTCCGATTAATGTGAGTGGCAGGACGTGCCTCGCATTGGCTTTCAGTGAGGAAAATGCAAATCGGGTTCTGATTTTGGATCCGTCGTCCGGGGAGCGGATCAATTGCTTTGATGGCGGTGACCTGGGACGAGTTGATGACCTCTGTGGTCTCCGTACTGGAGGCGGCGCCGGGCTTGGAGTCCTTCAAAGTAACGTGATGGACGACTTCGGCACGGTCACCGTGTGGGATGTGGGCCAGTCGAAAGTGATCTTTTCCCTGCGGATCCCAGACGCTGAAATGGGATGCCTGTGCGCACTCGACACGGGCGGCAAAGATCTCCTGGTGGTGAAACGGCAAGTGAGCACGGACGAGGAGGACAGCTGGGGCGTCGGTTCGGTGTGGGTCCTGGATCCCGAGACGGGCCACAGGGTCAATGCGCGGGAGCTGCACAACGGGTGGGTGAACAGTGTCAGCCGCGTAGAGTTCGGGAGTCGGGAGCTGCTCGCGAGCGCTGGTCAGACCGGGCGCTGCGTGGGCCTGTGGGCAGACGAAAACCTACGACCGGTGCTCAATATCCCCGTACGCCGGGAAGCATTCTCCGTCATCGAGGCCGATGGCCGTCTCGCCGTCGGCCTCAGCCAGGGCGTCATGGTGCTCAGACTCCATGTTGAACAGTATTGA
- a CDS encoding CU044_2847 family protein, translating into MTTQIVSYLLDDETAVQFEVEPTGDWHPVSADEAAGRVREAVGPAVEAARTVLARVAALQPDQVQVKFGIKVNGTANWVVARAATEANFEIALTWNPQTVTEQDAPRS; encoded by the coding sequence GTGACTACGCAGATCGTGTCGTATTTGCTGGACGACGAGACGGCGGTCCAGTTCGAGGTCGAGCCGACGGGAGACTGGCATCCCGTCAGCGCGGACGAAGCGGCCGGACGAGTCCGGGAGGCAGTGGGTCCTGCGGTCGAAGCCGCTCGAACCGTGCTGGCCAGAGTCGCCGCATTGCAGCCGGATCAGGTACAGGTCAAATTCGGCATCAAGGTCAACGGCACTGCGAACTGGGTCGTGGCCAGGGCGGCCACTGAGGCCAACTTCGAGATCGCCCTTACCTGGAATCCACAGACCGTGACGGAACAAGACGCTCCCCGGTCATGA